From Streptomyces sp. NBC_00690, a single genomic window includes:
- a CDS encoding indole-3-glycerol phosphate synthase translates to MFTSVLMIEKPLTSEDVDFVTTLHGAEGVSFFVLMQPRGDQADVLLRAIDDMALGEVDQAVHEGDEPEGHEAKAPAERALEHSVAALRQAGCQADGEVVEDHPLDRLKAVVEDKGADEVIVLTAPHYVEEFFHRDWASRARHKVGVPVLKLFAHSE, encoded by the coding sequence GTGTTCACGAGCGTACTGATGATCGAGAAGCCCCTGACCTCGGAAGACGTGGACTTCGTCACCACCCTCCACGGGGCGGAAGGCGTGTCCTTCTTCGTACTGATGCAGCCCCGCGGAGATCAGGCCGACGTCCTGCTCCGCGCGATCGACGACATGGCGCTCGGCGAGGTCGACCAGGCGGTGCACGAGGGGGACGAGCCCGAAGGGCACGAGGCGAAGGCACCGGCCGAGCGGGCCTTGGAGCACTCCGTGGCCGCCCTGCGTCAAGCGGGTTGCCAAGCCGATGGGGAGGTGGTGGAAGACCACCCGCTGGACCGGCTGAAGGCCGTCGTGGAGGACAAGGGCGCGGACGAAGTGATCGTGCTGACCGCCCCGCACTACGTGGAGGAGTTCTTCCACCGGGACTGGGCATCCAGGGCCCGCCACAAGGTGGGCGTACCCGTCCTGAAGCTCTTCGCGCACAGCGAGTAG